The Brevibacillus humidisoli DNA segment ACGGCGTGAAAGCACTGGAAGATGTCAACCTGGAGATACGGGAGGGCGAGTTCTTCGCCCTCCTCGGTCCTTCCGGGTGTGGCAAGACGACAACCATGCGCTGCATCGCCGGTTTTGAAACCCCTACATCCGGCAAAATCTACATCGGCGATCGTGACGTCAGCCACGTACCTGCAAATCAACGCAACTGCGGAATGGTCTTTCAGAGCTACGCTTTGTTTCCCCATCTGACCGTCTTTGAAAACGTCGCCTATAGTCTGAATGTTCGCCGCTTTTACCAAGGTGGACTGGGTACGAAGGCGGCGGTGTTGGCCAATCTGCTCAACCGGAAACTGGGGCGGGTCAACAAGGAGATCGAGACAAAGGTACGCGATTCTCTTGACTTCGTCGAACTGGGTCACCTCGCTGACCGACTGCCAGGCCAGCTCTCAGGCGGCCAGCAGCAGCGGGTCGCGCTAGCGCGGGCCCTGGTCATGGAACCGGCCGTGCTGTTGATGGATGAACCGCTGTCCAACCTGGACAAAAAACTGCGCAACGTGATGCGCGTTACGATTCGTGAGATTCAGCAAAAAGTAGGCATCACCACAATCTTCGTCACGCACGACCAGGAAGAAGCGATGAGTATGGCCGACCGAGTCGCTGTCATGCACGGGGGAGAATTGGTGCAGGTGGATACGCCAACCGCTTTGTACAGCAATCCCATTTCTCCGTTTGTCGCCGATTTCGTCGGTTCGTCCAACCTGTTCGGCGCTGCTGTCAAAGAGAACGGCAGCGGAGATGGCGGGACTGTTCTGTTGTTGGAAGGCAGCCAGGTGCTCCGCTCCGCTTACACGGCCAAAAAGAACGACGTGCAAGTGATGATCCGCCCTGAGAGCATCACTCTGTTGACGGAGCATCAGCAGCCGACGAGTCAAAACGTGCTGGAGGGTACGGTTGAATTGGCAACGTACCTGGGGCCGATCATTCGCTACGATGTAAATGTGGGCTCACTCAAGTTTGAAGTGGATATCACATTTGACAGCAATCCGCTGCTGACACCGGGAACCAAGGTGAGAATGGAGATTGATCCGGAACGTGTGGTGATTCTATGAGCCAGACGGTTTCCACACCACCGCAGTCTCCCAACTCGAAAGAGGCAAAGAAAAGCCGGTTTTCTCTTAACGGGTTTGCCCTGCTAAAGTGGATCATTTATCTATTCTTTTTCACGTTCTTGCTCGTTCCGCTGTTTTCCATTCTGCTGGTTAGTATAACCGGCCAGCCGATGAATATCTTCGGCAGTTTCGTCAACCCGAAGATTCTCAGTTCGACACTGGAAAAGCTGTCGCAGTTTTCATTTGACGCTTATACGTCCTTGTTTAAACCAGACAGCAACTATTTTTCAGCCTTGATCAACAGCTTGGAGCTGGCTACGGGGGTAGCCGTGCTGGTGACGATCTTCGTTTTGCCGATCGCCTACGCGTTTGCACGGACTACGATGCCGTTTAAAACATTCTTTGCGGCGCTGTGTACGATTCCGTTGGTCGTACCGACGTTTATCTCGTCCTACGCTTTTACCCTGATGTTCGGGAAAACCGGCTGGGTAAACCACATCTATCGCGCGTTTGGAGGAGAAGGAGTTCTGTTTGACGTCCAATCGATGCTGGGCATCGTGTTGGTGCAGGTGTTCTTTTTCTTCCCCTACGCCTTGTGGCCGATGGTGGCTGCCTTCAAGATCAGCGATCTCACCTTGGAGGAAGCGTCGCAAAACCTGGGGGCGCAGAGTTGGTACACGTTTTTGCGCGTCACTTTGCCGCTGGCAATGCCAGGGATTATCTCCAGCATGCTGCTGATCTTTACGGTCAGCTTCTCGGATTTCGGTACGCCGATCATTTTGGCGCCGAAGGATCTGAACCTGATTGTCGTTGAGGCATACCGGGAGATCGCAGGCTTTTTCAACTGGGCCGGATCTGCCGTCCTGACTGTAATCATGCTGCTGGTGGCGGGGTTCTTCTTTTGGCTGCAGCGTCTGGTGATCCGCGGCAAGGAGTACGGTACGATCTCAGGCAAACCAACCAAACAGAAGCTGAACGATCACAAAGGCGTGGTCTCCTCGCTGACTGTGTATACGTTCCTGTTACTGCTGGTGCCGCTATTGGCCATCGGATCGGTCTTTCTCTCATCGCTCGCTACGACCTGGGGTCATCATGCGCTGCCGGATGGCTATACGCTGGAGCACTACCTGACGATTTTCAGCACCTCGTCCAAAAACATCGTCAACAGTCTGATTCTAGCCGGTGGAGCGCTAGTGCTGAGTGTCGTGATTGCCACGTTTGTTTCTTATTTCGTCGTGCGCCGCGGTTCAGGCGGGCTTGATTTCGTATCGTCCATCCCGCTGATCGTGCCGGGGATTGCTCTCGGGATTGCGCTGATCCAGACCTTTAACACGGCTCCGCTCCATTTGACGGGAACGGCGCTGCTGTTGATCATTGCCTATACGATCAGACGGATGCCGTACATGATCCGTTCGACGATGAGCTCGATGATGGCAATTCGCAAAGATATTGAAGAGGCAGCGATTAGCCTAGGCGCTTCCAATCTGTTTGCCGCGATCACCGTGATTGGCCCGCTGCTGCTGCCGGGTATTGCCGCTGGGGCGATCCTGGTTTTCGTCACCGTTATCAAAGAGACCAGTATCTCGATCCTGATGGCGCCGACAGATTGGGCACCGATGAGTTTGGCCGTGTTCCAAAATCTGCTCCGCGGGGAGTACTATACCGCATCGGCAATGGCGATCTTGATCATCGTGATTGTCATCCTGCTGCAGTATTTCGCTAAAAAAATAACCAAAGACCAACTGTACTAACGTAGAAGTGGAGCGGTGTATGATGAAAGGATTCATCTTTGATCTGGACGGCACTGTTTATCTTGGTGACCGCCTGATCCCCGGCGCGGCGGAAGCGATCCAAGCGCTGCGGGAGAGGGGAGACAAGGTCGTTTTTCTCTCGAACAAACCGATTGCCACACGAGAGTCGTATGCGCAAAAACTGACCAAAATGGGGATCCCGACCCATATAGACGATGTCCTCAATTCGTCCATGATCGTGGCCAGATATCTGAAACAGCAGATCAAGCCGGGAGAGTCGGTCATGGTGATCGGAGAAGAACCGATTCGCGAAGAACTGCATAGCTACGGCATTACGATCAGCAGTGATCCGCGTCAGGTGGCGTATGTCGTCTTGTCGTGGGATCGGCAGTTCACGTACGACAAGCTGAACGATCTCTACCAGGCGGCGATCAACGGAGCTCTCGTGATCGCCTCCAATCCGGACCGCACATGTCCGTTGGAGGATGGACAAATCCCTGACACAGGGGCGCTGATCGGAGCATTGGAGGGGGCTACCGGCAAACCGATCGAACTGGTTGTCGGCAAGCCATCCCCGATAGCCGCCGAGGTGGCGGTTCAGCATCTCGGCCTTGACTACGCCGACTGCTATATGGTTGGGGATCGGCTGGAGACGGATATCAAGATGGGGAATGATACCGGCATGAATTCCGTTCTCGTCCTGACCGGGATTAGTACGAGGGAGATGGCGGAAGCCAGTTTGTACAAACCGCGCTACATCATTGACAGTATAAAAGAGATCGTCCAGCTCTGACGAGAATGTTATAATATAGGGCAACAAACATCCGTGGAGGTAGGTTGGATGTACCCTATTGTGGATTTGGTGGAGCATCAGACGATTGCTGCCGTACAATCGGAGCAGGATCTGGATGACGCTCTTGCCGGCCAGGTCAACATCATCTTTTTGTTGACCGGCTCCATTTTTAACATCAAAGAGCTGGTGGAGAAAATTAAAGCTGCGGGGAAACAGGTGTTTCTGCACATGGAGTTTATTGAGGGCATTGCCGCTGACAAGAGCGGGGTGACCTATGTAGCCAGAAACATCGCTCCGACAGGCATAATCTCGACGCGAAGCAACTTGATCCGCGTCGCCAAAGAGATGAATCTGATGGCGATACAGCGGATCTTCCTGATCGACCGGAATGCAGTGGTGAAGGGGATCAAAGTGGTGGAACAGAGCCAGCCGGATGCGGTGGAAGTAATGCCTGGCGTGATGCCGCGCGTGATCCGGGAGATGACCAATCTCACACCGCTGCCCATCATCGCTGGAGGGCTGGTCGGTACCCAGGCCGAGATAGATGACGCGCTAGCGGCCGGGGCATTGGCCGTTTCTGTCGGGACAAAAGAGCTATGGGCATAACAACTGCATAAACAGTCGGAAAGGGACAGAGATGAGGAGAAAACCCCTTTGGAAAAGCGCAGCTTGATTGAGACAAGCTGCCGTTTCCATTGGGGTTTTTTCGTTTGGATAGGAACCAATAGCAGGGAAACGTACTTTTGGCTTGATCAGGAAGAGACGGTTTCCCGCAGCAAGAGGAGGACTACGGTGAAACGACAATTTTCAATGCAGAGCCGGACGGCCATTCTGGAGGAGATGGCGTCAGAAGAGCTGGATCTGATCGTCATCGGCGGCGGAATTACCGGGGCCGGAATTGCTTTGGACGCCAGTATGCGGGGTCTGCGCGTGGGGCTGTTGGAAAAAAGCGATTTTGGATCTGGCACGAGCAGCCGCTCCACCAAACTGATCCATGGCGGCCTCCGTTACCTGAAGCAGGGAGAAGTAAAGCTGGTGCAGGAAGTAGGCAGGGAGCGGGCCATTCTCTATCAGAATGCCCCGCATATCGTGACGGCCGCGCCGATGCTGCTGCCCATCTACAAGGGAGGCACATACGGTTACCTGGCTTCGTCGGTGGGCCTCTACGTATACGACTGGCTTGCTGGCGTAGAGCGAAAAGAGCGGCGGAAAATGCTGGGCAGAGATGAAACGCGGCGGCAGGAACCGTTGCTGAAAACGGATGGGTTGAAAGGATCGGGGCTGTATTACGAATACCGGACTGACGATGCACGGCTCACCCTCGACCTGATGAAAACCGCTGTACAGCAAGGAGCAAACGTGGTCAATTATGCTGAGGTGAAAGAGTTTCTCTATCGTTCTGGTCAGGTAAACGGTGTGCAGGTCGAAGATCGCAGAACCGGCAAAACCTATCAGTTGTACGCCAAGCAGATTGTCAATGCGGCCGGCCCATGGGTGGATAAACTGCGCGAACAAGACGGTTCGCTCCAGGGCAAACGCTTGTTTTTGACCAAAGGGGTGCACTTGGTTGTCGACTACGACCGTCTGCCGGTCAAACAGTCCGCCTATTTTGACACACCTGATGGCCGGATGGTCTTCGTCATTCCACGCGGCCAGATTACCTACATCGGTACAACGGATACAGCGTATGATCTGTCGATCGATACGCCTCGCACCACAGAAGAAGACCGTGACTATCTGCTGCGGGCGGTTAATGCGATGTTCCCGTCCGTGGCACTGACAAAAGAAGATGTGCGTTCTCACTGGGCAGGCTTGCGTCCGCTGATCTACGAGGAAGGGAAGGGCCCCTCTGAGTTGTCTCGTAAGGATGAGATCTTTATCTCCGACTCGGGATTGATCACCATTGCCGGCGGGAAGCTGACCGGCTTTCGGAAAATGGCGGAGAAAGTGGTCAATCTGGTAGCGGGCAACTTGAGCCGCACCGATGGCCGCAGCTATCCCCCCTGCTCAACGGATCAGATCGTCATCAGCGGCGGGGAACGGAGGGGACATGCTTCCTATGAGGACTGCAAGAAAGAATTGTTTCAAACCGGTACGGCCAAAGGCATCGATCCGCTGACCGTGACGGAGTGGATCGAGACGTATGGGACCAATACGCTGCACATCTATGAACGTTTTGACACGCTGTCGGAACAGAATCCACTACGATCTAACCAGGAACGTGCACTGCAAGCTCAACTGATGTACGCACTGGAGGAAGAGATGACGGTAACGGCGGCCGACTTTTTACGCCTGCGGACGGGATGGACCTATTTTCGCCTGGAGAAGGCAGAGAGTAAAAAAGAGCAGGTACTGGCGCTGATGGCTGAATGGGCCGGTTGGGACCAGACGGAGCTAGAGAAGCAGCGGCAGGAGGTAGAGCGGCTGCTGCGGACGATCCATCACTTGCCTGCAAGCGACCAAGCGGTAGAAGAACAGCCGGAAGAAGAAACAACTTGCACGGTCTAGCCCGTACAAGAACCAGACGTTTTGAGGCTGCAGCTTTGTTGATGACACCTAGAAAAAGCACCGGGCTGGTGCTTTTTCTGGTTTCCGCTTCGTAGATCCGCAGCAGGCATGGGACGCTTCGACTAGAAAAAGCGGCGGCATGTACAGTACCGCCCCGCTAACCGTGGAAGGGTGAAACGCATGAGATGGACGGTACGAAAACGGTTGTACGCAGGTTTTTTGGTCATTCTCGCGATGATGGCGACGGTGTGTTGGATTGGCTTGGAGAAAATGGCCGTAATCAACCAACGGGCAGAGCAGATCAACGTCAACTGGCTGCCGAAAGTAGACTTGATTCATCAGGTTAAGTATCAGACCGAACATGCGCTGACACTGGAGTTGAAATACATATTGTCAGAAGATCGGCAAAAAGAGTTTATCGGCCAGGAAGTGAACGAGGCACTGGAGCAGATCGAACAATTATTTGCTGCCTATGAAAAGAATTCGCTTGGGGAAGAGGAGCAAAAGAATTTTGCTTCCTTAAAAAAGTCATGGGCCAATTACCGGGAGTTGTACCAATCGATCATCGACTCGGGGCAGCTTGATGAGGCACGTATCGCAGAACTGCTGAGGGAGGCTGACACTGCGTTCCGGGTGATGAGCGGTTATCTGGACAACCTGGTTGCGATCAATAGTGAAGGAGCGGAACAGGCGACTGCCTCCGCCAAACACATCTTTGTGTCGGCACAGCAAGAAACGCTATGGTTTTTGGGAGGTGCCTTGATTGCCAGTTTGCTGATTGCCTTGGGGTTGGCCCGTACGATCGTCAATCCGTTGAAAAGCATAACGGCAAACGTGAAGCAGGTCGCTGCAGGTGACTTGACTGTAGTCCCGCCCTCCTTCCGCTTTCGTGATGAGATCCGCGACCTCGGGGCGGACTTTCAGCAGATGAGTGAACAACTCCGGGCGATCGTGAGTGATGTAAACAGATCGGCAACCAAGGTAGCGGCATCCTCGCAGGAACTGTCAGCTGGAGCGGAACAAACGTCGACGGCCAACCAGCAAGTAAGCGAGATCATTCAAGAGATTGCCGCCGGTGCAGAACAGGTGGCAGACGGTTCAGAGGCAAGCACTGGTGCCATACAGGCGGTCTCGGGTGGAATCGAACGGATGGCTGAGGCATCGGGCTCTGTCATGCAGGCAACTCAAGCGGCACGTCTGGAGGCCGTTCAAGGCAACGAATCGATCACTCAGGCGGTCGGTCAGATGAGAGGGGTCAACCAGGCGATTGGCTCGTTTGCCTCCCTGATCGAACGGCTGGACGAACGCTCACAGGAGATCGGCGAAATTGTCGGGATGATCGGCAGCATCGCTGCCATGACCAATCTGCTGTCGCTCAATGCGGCGATTGAGGCCGCACGAGCAGGAGAAAGCGGCCGGGGCTTTGCGGTAGTGGCCGACGAAGTGCGAAGTCTTGCCGAGCAGTCAGAACAATCCGCCGACCGCATCGCCCAATTGATTCGTGACGTCCAGACGGATACGGCACAAGCGGTAAAGGCGATTCAGTCGATTACCGGTGAAGTGCAGCAGGGAACGGACGACGTGGCTGCCGCAGGTGACGCATTTGAACGGATTCTGGCCGCGATGGAGGAGATGAGCAGGCAGATGGAGCAGATTCATGCCGTCTCAGCCGACTTGCGTGCTGATTCGCGAGAGGTGACCGAGACGGTCCAGGCATTTGCCGAAATCGCCGCCGACACATCTGAGCAGACACAAAACGTCGCGGCGGCCACTGAGCAGCAGGCCGCAGCCATGCAGGAGATGGCCAACTCGGCGGAACTGCTTCACCAACTGTCTGAAGAGTTAAAAGAAGTGGTGGGGCGGTTCCGTTATTAAAAAACGATAGGGATGAAACAGGGATGCCCTGCACGTCAAGGCATCCCTGTTCCTTTTCTATTAGACAAGTTTTCCGTAGCGATAGATTCGTTTTTCGTGCTGACAGATATGGTTTTCCGTAGCGATGGATTAGTTTTCCGCGCTGACGGTATCTTGTCTGATTCGCTTGATCAACGGGTGCAGCAGTTTCTTCAGCCAGACCACGAGATCATCCAGTAGGGTGTACACAACCGGGATGACAATCAATGTCAGCAGGGTGGAGAAAATCAAGCCGCCAACGACCACGGTCGCCATCGGTGCCTGGCTTTCTGCCCCTTCTCCCCAGCCTAGCGCCAGCGGAAACAGGGCCAGCGATGTGGTTAAGGTGGTCATAATGATCGGACGCAGTCGAATCGGCCCGGCGGTCAGAATCGCCTTTGTACGGTCTGCCCCCTGCTTTCTCAACATATTGGTAAAGTCAATCAGCACGATCGCATTACGGACGACGATACCCGCCAGCAAAACAACTCCAATCAGCGCAGGGACACTGATGGTACGTCCGCTCACCCATAGGCTGAACAGTGCTCCCGTAAAGGAGAGGGGGACCGACAAGATGATCGACAGGGGATGGACGATCGATTCGAATTGGGCGGCAAGGATCATGTAGACGAGCGCTACAGCCAATCCGAAGGCAAAGATCAATCCGCTAAACGACTCTGCCATCTGTGCGTCCTGCCCTTGCTTCTCCACCACGTATCCCGCTGGAAGGGGGAAGGAGGCGATCACCTGATCAAGCTGTTCGCTGACGCTTCCCAGATCGTAGTCCGGTGCCAACATCGCTGTCACGTTTACCACTTTTGCCGAATTGTACCGCTGGATCGTTTGCGGTCCGACTCCCATGGTGACAGTTGCCACATCTTTTACCTGCACTCTTTCCCCTTTCGAGGTAACCAGCGTCAGGTTCTGTATATCCTCCAGATCAGATATCTGACCGCTCTCGAACTTGAGGGTGACATCGATCTCTGTCCCGCCGCTTTCCAACTGCGTGGCCACCTGGCCGTCCAGCCATTCTCTCAGGAGCGTCGGAATTGTCGATTGTTCGATCCCTAAGTCCGCTGCTTTTTTGCGGTCGAGGGAGATGTGGACCTCGCTGCTGGTCTCCTCCAGTGAGGTATCCGCTTCCCGGATGCCCTCCACTTGACTGATCTGTGCAGCCAGGCTTTCTGCAAGCTCTTTCAGCATCTGATCATCATTGCCGCGTAGAGCGTAGGAGATCGGTGTAGCGCCGCCCATGCCTCCCACACGTCCGCCGCTAAAACCGCCTCCTAGTCCGGGCATCGTATTGCTGCTTGCTTCACTGATGCGGATGCGGGCACCAGGGAAGATATTAAGCACAGTGCGCAGTTCTTCTACGACTTCCGCCGTGCTCCGCTCCCGTTCGGACAAATCTTTGAGGCGCAGGGTGAAAGCCCCGGTATTTGCGGAACTGCCTCCGAACCCGGCACCTGTTCCACTGCGACTGCCTACACTGGAAAAGATCGTCTCTACCTCAGGGAATTGTTCAATCAACTGGTAAGCCTTTTCCACTGTTTCGCGCGTCGTCTCCAGCTGCGTGTCTGACGGCAGCTGGATGGAAACGTTGATCTCGCCCTGATCTGTAGTCGGCATGTACTCGGAGCCGATGAACGGAACCAGACTAAATCCGCCTGTCATGGCCAGGATCGCAATCACGACTACCGATTTCCGATGGTGCAAAGCCCAGTTGAGCATCTTTTGATAAAACAGCACCCATCCCGCTTCTTGACTCAGCTCACGCACAACGGGTGTACGCTTCGCCTGTCCCTTTTGCCGGGTGGAGATCCAGCGAGAGGCGAGCATAGGGGTCAGGGTGAGCGAAACGATCAGCGAAACGAGCAGGGAGAAGGAGACCGTCACAGCCATGTCGCGGAACAACTGAGAGGTCACCCCTTCGACAAACACGATCGGCAGAAATACGGCGACCGTCGTCAAAGTGGCTGCGATGACCGGCATCGCCACTTCTTTTGTCCCTCGGAAAGCGGCTTCCCGGCTGCTTAGCCCACTCTCCTTGTTGCGATAGATGTTCTCCAGTACGACGATGGCGTCGTCCACAATCATTCCCACCCCGAGGGTTAGACCGCCCAGACTCATGATGTTGATCGACATGTCGGTGAAGTACATCAGGACAAAGGTGCTGATGATCGAAATCGGGATCACCATGCTGATGATAAACGTATTTTTAACACTCTTCAGGAAAAAGAGGATGATAAACATCGCCAGGATCCCGCCGATGTAGGTGTCGTGAACCAACGTGTCGATCGATTGGCGGATAAAGGACGATTGATCGGAAATCGTCTCCACTTGAATATCATTTGTAAAGGAAGCTTTGACCTGATCCAATTCCTCATTGATCGCATCGACGAGGGCAACTGTGTTGGTTCCCGACTGTTTTTGTACGGTTACAGAGACGGTGGGGACACCGTTCAGCTTGCTTTCCACTGTCACTTCCTGGTAGCCGTCCCGAATCACGGCGATGTCTTGCAGATTGACATAGCCGTCCTGGAGCGGGATCGATATCTCCCGGATATCCTGCACAGATGAGAACTTACCGATGGAGCGTACCAGATAGGAGGAAGAGCCTTCGGTCACGTTTCCGGCGGAAGCGTTCGTGTTTTCGCTGCTTAACTGCCGGGAGATGTCTGACATCGTCAAGCCGTATTGTTCCAGTCGGTATGGATCAACGAGGATTTCAATCTCCCGCTCCAGTCCTCCGGAAACGGTGACGGAGGCTACACCCTCAATCTTCTCCAATGAGGGGACGACCGATTGTTCGACCAGTGCCTTTAGCTGTGCCGCATCCATTTCAGATGAGACGGCGAATGTGAGCACAGGGGAGCTGTTTGGGTCGTAGTTGGCTACCGTTG contains these protein-coding regions:
- a CDS encoding ABC transporter ATP-binding protein is translated as MGSVKIEHLSKEFNGVKALEDVNLEIREGEFFALLGPSGCGKTTTMRCIAGFETPTSGKIYIGDRDVSHVPANQRNCGMVFQSYALFPHLTVFENVAYSLNVRRFYQGGLGTKAAVLANLLNRKLGRVNKEIETKVRDSLDFVELGHLADRLPGQLSGGQQQRVALARALVMEPAVLLMDEPLSNLDKKLRNVMRVTIREIQQKVGITTIFVTHDQEEAMSMADRVAVMHGGELVQVDTPTALYSNPISPFVADFVGSSNLFGAAVKENGSGDGGTVLLLEGSQVLRSAYTAKKNDVQVMIRPESITLLTEHQQPTSQNVLEGTVELATYLGPIIRYDVNVGSLKFEVDITFDSNPLLTPGTKVRMEIDPERVVIL
- a CDS encoding ABC transporter permease yields the protein MSQTVSTPPQSPNSKEAKKSRFSLNGFALLKWIIYLFFFTFLLVPLFSILLVSITGQPMNIFGSFVNPKILSSTLEKLSQFSFDAYTSLFKPDSNYFSALINSLELATGVAVLVTIFVLPIAYAFARTTMPFKTFFAALCTIPLVVPTFISSYAFTLMFGKTGWVNHIYRAFGGEGVLFDVQSMLGIVLVQVFFFFPYALWPMVAAFKISDLTLEEASQNLGAQSWYTFLRVTLPLAMPGIISSMLLIFTVSFSDFGTPIILAPKDLNLIVVEAYREIAGFFNWAGSAVLTVIMLLVAGFFFWLQRLVIRGKEYGTISGKPTKQKLNDHKGVVSSLTVYTFLLLLVPLLAIGSVFLSSLATTWGHHALPDGYTLEHYLTIFSTSSKNIVNSLILAGGALVLSVVIATFVSYFVVRRGSGGLDFVSSIPLIVPGIALGIALIQTFNTAPLHLTGTALLLIIAYTIRRMPYMIRSTMSSMMAIRKDIEEAAISLGASNLFAAITVIGPLLLPGIAAGAILVFVTVIKETSISILMAPTDWAPMSLAVFQNLLRGEYYTASAMAILIIVIVILLQYFAKKITKDQLY
- a CDS encoding HAD-IIA family hydrolase — its product is MKGFIFDLDGTVYLGDRLIPGAAEAIQALRERGDKVVFLSNKPIATRESYAQKLTKMGIPTHIDDVLNSSMIVARYLKQQIKPGESVMVIGEEPIREELHSYGITISSDPRQVAYVVLSWDRQFTYDKLNDLYQAAINGALVIASNPDRTCPLEDGQIPDTGALIGALEGATGKPIELVVGKPSPIAAEVAVQHLGLDYADCYMVGDRLETDIKMGNDTGMNSVLVLTGISTREMAEASLYKPRYIIDSIKEIVQL
- a CDS encoding glycerol-3-phosphate responsive antiterminator, whose product is MYPIVDLVEHQTIAAVQSEQDLDDALAGQVNIIFLLTGSIFNIKELVEKIKAAGKQVFLHMEFIEGIAADKSGVTYVARNIAPTGIISTRSNLIRVAKEMNLMAIQRIFLIDRNAVVKGIKVVEQSQPDAVEVMPGVMPRVIREMTNLTPLPIIAGGLVGTQAEIDDALAAGALAVSVGTKELWA
- a CDS encoding glycerol-3-phosphate dehydrogenase/oxidase; this translates as MQSRTAILEEMASEELDLIVIGGGITGAGIALDASMRGLRVGLLEKSDFGSGTSSRSTKLIHGGLRYLKQGEVKLVQEVGRERAILYQNAPHIVTAAPMLLPIYKGGTYGYLASSVGLYVYDWLAGVERKERRKMLGRDETRRQEPLLKTDGLKGSGLYYEYRTDDARLTLDLMKTAVQQGANVVNYAEVKEFLYRSGQVNGVQVEDRRTGKTYQLYAKQIVNAAGPWVDKLREQDGSLQGKRLFLTKGVHLVVDYDRLPVKQSAYFDTPDGRMVFVIPRGQITYIGTTDTAYDLSIDTPRTTEEDRDYLLRAVNAMFPSVALTKEDVRSHWAGLRPLIYEEGKGPSELSRKDEIFISDSGLITIAGGKLTGFRKMAEKVVNLVAGNLSRTDGRSYPPCSTDQIVISGGERRGHASYEDCKKELFQTGTAKGIDPLTVTEWIETYGTNTLHIYERFDTLSEQNPLRSNQERALQAQLMYALEEEMTVTAADFLRLRTGWTYFRLEKAESKKEQVLALMAEWAGWDQTELEKQRQEVERLLRTIHHLPASDQAVEEQPEEETTCTV
- a CDS encoding methyl-accepting chemotaxis protein, with amino-acid sequence MRWTVRKRLYAGFLVILAMMATVCWIGLEKMAVINQRAEQINVNWLPKVDLIHQVKYQTEHALTLELKYILSEDRQKEFIGQEVNEALEQIEQLFAAYEKNSLGEEEQKNFASLKKSWANYRELYQSIIDSGQLDEARIAELLREADTAFRVMSGYLDNLVAINSEGAEQATASAKHIFVSAQQETLWFLGGALIASLLIALGLARTIVNPLKSITANVKQVAAGDLTVVPPSFRFRDEIRDLGADFQQMSEQLRAIVSDVNRSATKVAASSQELSAGAEQTSTANQQVSEIIQEIAAGAEQVADGSEASTGAIQAVSGGIERMAEASGSVMQATQAARLEAVQGNESITQAVGQMRGVNQAIGSFASLIERLDERSQEIGEIVGMIGSIAAMTNLLSLNAAIEAARAGESGRGFAVVADEVRSLAEQSEQSADRIAQLIRDVQTDTAQAVKAIQSITGEVQQGTDDVAAAGDAFERILAAMEEMSRQMEQIHAVSADLRADSREVTETVQAFAEIAADTSEQTQNVAAATEQQAAAMQEMANSAELLHQLSEELKEVVGRFRY
- a CDS encoding efflux RND transporter permease subunit; the protein is MKISKHSIERPVTVMMGVLIVIILGIISLTRIPIDLYPDIEIPTAAVITSYSGVGPEEIENLITKPVENAISTVAGLKSLRSTSREGSSMVMAEFDYGTDMDEVIAEMQQKLERAKRSLPDDVDTPTVANYDPNSSPVLTFAVSSEMDAAQLKALVEQSVVPSLEKIEGVASVTVSGGLEREIEILVDPYRLEQYGLTMSDISRQLSSENTNASAGNVTEGSSSYLVRSIGKFSSVQDIREISIPLQDGYVNLQDIAVIRDGYQEVTVESKLNGVPTVSVTVQKQSGTNTVALVDAINEELDQVKASFTNDIQVETISDQSSFIRQSIDTLVHDTYIGGILAMFIILFFLKSVKNTFIISMVIPISIISTFVLMYFTDMSINIMSLGGLTLGVGMIVDDAIVVLENIYRNKESGLSSREAAFRGTKEVAMPVIAATLTTVAVFLPIVFVEGVTSQLFRDMAVTVSFSLLVSLIVSLTLTPMLASRWISTRQKGQAKRTPVVRELSQEAGWVLFYQKMLNWALHHRKSVVVIAILAMTGGFSLVPFIGSEYMPTTDQGEINVSIQLPSDTQLETTRETVEKAYQLIEQFPEVETIFSSVGSRSGTGAGFGGSSANTGAFTLRLKDLSERERSTAEVVEELRTVLNIFPGARIRISEASSNTMPGLGGGFSGGRVGGMGGATPISYALRGNDDQMLKELAESLAAQISQVEGIREADTSLEETSSEVHISLDRKKAADLGIEQSTIPTLLREWLDGQVATQLESGGTEIDVTLKFESGQISDLEDIQNLTLVTSKGERVQVKDVATVTMGVGPQTIQRYNSAKVVNVTAMLAPDYDLGSVSEQLDQVIASFPLPAGYVVEKQGQDAQMAESFSGLIFAFGLAVALVYMILAAQFESIVHPLSIILSVPLSFTGALFSLWVSGRTISVPALIGVVLLAGIVVRNAIVLIDFTNMLRKQGADRTKAILTAGPIRLRPIIMTTLTTSLALFPLALGWGEGAESQAPMATVVVGGLIFSTLLTLIVIPVVYTLLDDLVVWLKKLLHPLIKRIRQDTVSAEN